Proteins co-encoded in one Kribbella qitaiheensis genomic window:
- a CDS encoding SigE family RNA polymerase sigma factor, with protein sequence MRPNAENFEEFARARTPHLYRTAWLLAGDRHHAEDLVQETLAKMFRAWRGVQRIDNPPAYAQTVLVRTFISQRRRRSWTEQPTPDLPERAERPGDHALRLSLQNALAELAPLDRAVLVLRFFEDRSVEQVALDLGKNAGAIRTRTSRALDRLRTVLGEDAVHLITL encoded by the coding sequence ATGAGACCGAACGCGGAGAACTTCGAGGAGTTCGCCCGAGCGCGAACACCTCACTTGTACCGGACGGCCTGGTTGCTGGCCGGCGATCGGCACCACGCCGAGGACCTGGTCCAGGAGACACTGGCGAAGATGTTCCGGGCCTGGCGGGGAGTCCAGCGGATCGACAACCCACCGGCGTACGCCCAGACGGTGCTGGTCCGCACATTCATCTCGCAGCGGCGACGGCGGAGCTGGACCGAGCAGCCGACCCCCGACCTGCCGGAACGAGCCGAACGGCCGGGCGATCACGCGCTGCGGCTGTCACTGCAGAACGCACTTGCCGAACTGGCCCCTCTCGATCGCGCCGTACTGGTGCTGCGGTTCTTCGAAGATCGCAGCGTCGAACAGGTCGCGCTGGATCTCGGCAAGAACGCCGGTGCGATCAGGACCAGGACCTCCCGGGCGCTGGACCGGCTCCGGACTGTCCTCGGCGAAGACGCCGTCCACCTGATCACCCTCTGA
- a CDS encoding CpaF family protein encodes MTADRLAARRSGWDGAVELIDAQVRDVVRREGIDPLRNPAAVSTIVATVMKEYDERSLTGIVPPIGDLEAVSREVHDRVAGFGPLQRYLDDPAVEEIWINEPSRVFIARDGRHELTTTVLTEEEVADLVERMLKTTGRRIDVSQPFTDARLPDGSRVHIVLGGITQRYAAINIRKFTVRATRLADLVALGSLTPHGAAVLDAAVASGLNILVSGGTQAGKTTMLNALAGSIPGSERVISCEEVFEIKLPIPDWVSMQTRQAGLEGTGEVRLRDLVKESLRMRPSRIIVGEVRGEECLDLLLALNSGLPGMCTIHANSAREALTKMCTLPLLAGENIGSRFVLPTVAGCVDLVVHLGIASDGQRRVREIVSVSGRIEDQAIETETLFGTVDGQLRRAEGQLPHPERFQQAGYSPAGLLTELPRGVS; translated from the coding sequence ATGACAGCCGACAGACTTGCCGCGCGCCGGTCCGGCTGGGACGGCGCGGTCGAGCTGATCGACGCCCAGGTCCGCGACGTGGTCCGGCGCGAGGGCATCGACCCACTCCGCAACCCGGCCGCGGTGAGCACCATCGTCGCGACCGTCATGAAGGAGTACGACGAGCGCAGCCTGACCGGGATCGTGCCGCCGATCGGCGATCTGGAGGCGGTCAGCCGCGAGGTGCACGACCGGGTGGCCGGGTTCGGCCCGCTGCAGCGGTATCTGGACGATCCGGCCGTTGAGGAGATCTGGATCAACGAGCCCAGCCGGGTCTTCATCGCCCGCGATGGCCGGCACGAGCTCACCACCACGGTGCTGACCGAGGAAGAGGTCGCCGACCTGGTCGAGCGGATGCTGAAGACGACCGGGCGGCGGATCGACGTGTCCCAGCCGTTCACGGACGCGCGGCTGCCGGACGGGAGCCGGGTGCACATCGTGCTCGGTGGCATCACTCAACGCTATGCGGCCATCAATATCCGCAAATTCACAGTCCGGGCGACCCGGCTGGCGGATCTCGTCGCGCTCGGTTCGCTCACCCCGCACGGGGCTGCCGTCCTGGACGCGGCCGTTGCCTCCGGCCTCAATATCCTGGTGTCCGGCGGCACCCAGGCGGGCAAGACGACGATGCTGAACGCGCTGGCCGGGTCGATCCCCGGCAGCGAGCGGGTGATCAGCTGCGAAGAGGTCTTCGAGATCAAGCTGCCGATCCCGGACTGGGTCTCGATGCAGACCCGGCAGGCTGGTCTGGAGGGCACCGGCGAGGTGCGGCTGCGCGACCTGGTCAAGGAATCCCTGCGGATGCGGCCGTCCCGGATCATCGTCGGTGAGGTCCGCGGTGAGGAGTGCCTCGATCTGCTGCTGGCCTTGAACAGTGGACTTCCCGGCATGTGCACGATCCATGCGAACTCGGCGCGCGAGGCATTGACCAAGATGTGCACGCTGCCGCTGCTGGCAGGCGAGAACATCGGGTCCCGCTTCGTATTGCCGACTGTTGCCGGGTGCGTGGATCTGGTCGTGCATCTCGGGATCGCCTCGGACGGGCAACGGCGGGTGCGCGAGATCGTGTCGGTGAGCGGCCGGATCGAGGATCAGGCGATCGAGACGGAGACGCTGTTCGGCACCGTCGACGGGCAACTGCGCCGGGCCGAGGGCCAGCTGCCCCATCCCGAGCGGTTCCAGCAAGCCGGGTACTCGCCGGCCGGTCTGCTGACCGAGTTGCCGCGTGGGGTGAGCTGA
- a CDS encoding Gfo/Idh/MocA family protein, which translates to MEPLRIGILGAARIAGRAIVEPARLTGARLVAVAARDSDRATAFAQEHGVERVHASYEDVINDPEVEAIYNPLANGLHGPWNLRAIAAGKHVLTEKPSASNAAEAAEVRDAARDAGVVVMEGFHYLFHPVTRRLHELLAKGELGDLRHVEATMVMPPPDDDDPRWSLALAGGAVMDVGCYALHAARMLAPWGGGAPTLANARAGERKRLPGVDEWLNADLVFPNGATGAVRTSMAAEELDFSLRITGTRGEAFAPSFVLPHLDDRVMVKTKEDTWVEQLGRKSSYAYQLEAFTAHLRDGAELPIDADDAVATMELIDACYRDAGLQPRPVSRL; encoded by the coding sequence ATGGAACCGCTTCGCATCGGAATCCTCGGCGCCGCCCGGATCGCAGGTCGGGCGATCGTCGAACCGGCCCGGCTGACCGGCGCCCGGCTGGTCGCGGTCGCCGCGCGAGATTCCGATCGGGCGACTGCCTTCGCACAGGAACACGGGGTCGAACGCGTCCACGCGTCGTACGAGGACGTCATCAACGATCCCGAGGTCGAGGCGATCTACAACCCGCTGGCGAACGGGCTGCACGGGCCGTGGAACCTGCGAGCCATTGCCGCAGGCAAGCATGTGCTGACGGAGAAGCCGTCGGCGAGCAATGCGGCCGAGGCCGCGGAGGTTCGCGACGCTGCCCGCGACGCCGGCGTCGTGGTGATGGAGGGCTTCCACTACCTCTTCCATCCAGTGACCCGGCGGCTGCACGAGTTGCTGGCCAAGGGCGAGCTCGGCGATCTGCGGCACGTCGAGGCGACGATGGTGATGCCGCCGCCGGACGACGACGATCCGCGCTGGTCACTTGCGCTGGCGGGCGGTGCGGTGATGGATGTCGGTTGCTACGCCTTGCACGCTGCTCGGATGCTCGCGCCGTGGGGTGGCGGTGCGCCGACCCTCGCGAACGCGCGCGCCGGTGAGCGCAAGCGGCTGCCGGGCGTTGACGAGTGGCTCAATGCCGATCTGGTCTTCCCCAACGGCGCGACGGGCGCGGTGCGGACCAGCATGGCGGCCGAGGAGCTCGACTTCAGCCTGCGGATCACTGGAACGCGCGGCGAGGCGTTCGCGCCGAGCTTCGTCCTGCCGCACCTGGACGATCGGGTGATGGTGAAGACGAAGGAAGACACCTGGGTCGAGCAGCTCGGCCGCAAGTCGTCGTACGCGTATCAGCTCGAGGCGTTCACCGCACACCTCCGCGACGGCGCCGAGCTGCCGATCGACGCCGACGACGCGGTCGCGACGATGGAGCTCATCGACGCCTGCTACCGGGACGCGGGATTGCAGCCTCGCCCGGTCAGCCGGCTCTGA
- a CDS encoding TIM barrel protein — protein MRLAVCAEMVFTDLELTDRIRRIDELGFDVEIWNWHTKDIDALIATGATFSSMTGYISGSLTHDQDQLLKTAAQSAEVAKRLGCPRLNLHGTELGDHGLPRLPQYELTGAMWLAAEQTLRDLARLGAEYDVMFVLENLNTEIDHPGVPFAKAKDVLALVRAVDHPNLRMMLDVYHAQIGEGNLISLIEQAGPYLGEVQVADVPGRCEPGTGEINYPAIAAALRRIGYDGTVGLEAFAESDSELALRRFRDAFRNEEI, from the coding sequence ATGAGGCTGGCCGTCTGCGCGGAGATGGTCTTCACCGACCTCGAACTGACCGACCGGATCCGCCGCATCGACGAACTCGGCTTCGACGTCGAGATCTGGAACTGGCACACCAAGGACATCGACGCGCTGATCGCGACCGGCGCGACCTTCTCCTCGATGACCGGCTACATCAGTGGCTCGCTGACCCACGACCAGGACCAGTTGCTCAAGACGGCGGCCCAGTCCGCCGAGGTGGCGAAGCGACTCGGGTGTCCCCGGCTCAACCTGCACGGCACCGAGCTCGGCGATCACGGCCTGCCCCGCTTACCGCAGTACGAGTTGACGGGTGCGATGTGGCTCGCGGCCGAGCAGACGCTGAGGGACCTGGCGCGCCTCGGTGCGGAGTACGACGTGATGTTCGTCCTCGAGAACCTCAACACCGAGATCGATCACCCTGGTGTGCCGTTCGCGAAGGCGAAGGACGTGCTCGCGCTGGTGCGGGCCGTCGATCACCCGAACCTGCGGATGATGCTGGACGTCTACCACGCGCAGATCGGCGAGGGGAACCTGATCAGCCTGATCGAGCAGGCCGGGCCGTACCTCGGGGAGGTCCAGGTCGCAGACGTTCCGGGCCGCTGCGAGCCGGGCACCGGCGAGATCAACTATCCGGCGATCGCGGCGGCGCTGCGCAGGATCGGGTACGACGGCACGGTCGGGCTCGAAGCCTTCGCGGAAAGCGACAGCGAGCTCGCGCTGCGCCGGTTCCGGGACGCCTTCAGAAACGAAGAGATCTGA
- a CDS encoding type II secretion system F family protein encodes MGLLLGLFFGIGLLLVGWSFLSPPDATPRGDGRLIRRSRDLLASAGVEGVTPAAFIGACLLTGVIAFVLMFVVSAALPVGLVFGVMAGGVPVALLKSRARKRLAEFRELWPDVVDNVASAVRAGLSLSEALAQVGERGPLPLREPFRRFGSDYASTGRFADSLDRLKARLADPVGDRVIEALRIAREVGGGDLGRLLRSLSSFLRDDARTRSELEARQSWSVNGARVAVAAPWLVLGMLSFQGDVIQRYNSPVGALIIGVGAVVCVIAYRLMLRIGRLPEPERVLR; translated from the coding sequence ATGGGCCTCCTGCTCGGACTGTTCTTCGGGATCGGCCTGTTGCTGGTCGGCTGGTCCTTCCTGTCACCGCCGGACGCGACGCCACGTGGCGACGGCCGGCTCATCAGGCGGAGCCGCGACCTGCTGGCGAGTGCTGGAGTCGAAGGAGTGACACCCGCTGCCTTCATCGGCGCTTGCCTGTTGACGGGGGTCATCGCCTTCGTGCTGATGTTCGTAGTGTCGGCAGCGCTGCCGGTCGGGCTGGTGTTCGGGGTGATGGCCGGCGGAGTTCCGGTGGCGTTGTTGAAGAGCCGGGCCCGGAAGCGGCTGGCGGAGTTCCGCGAGCTCTGGCCCGACGTGGTCGACAACGTCGCGTCCGCGGTACGGGCCGGTTTGTCGTTGTCCGAGGCCCTGGCGCAGGTCGGGGAGCGGGGACCACTGCCGTTGCGGGAGCCGTTCCGGCGGTTCGGTTCGGACTACGCCTCGACCGGGCGGTTCGCGGACTCGCTGGATCGGTTGAAGGCACGGCTCGCGGATCCGGTCGGAGATCGGGTCATCGAGGCGCTCCGGATCGCGCGTGAGGTCGGTGGCGGCGACCTCGGGCGACTGTTGCGTTCGCTGTCGAGCTTCCTGCGTGACGACGCGCGGACCAGATCCGAGCTGGAGGCCCGGCAGTCCTGGTCGGTGAACGGCGCCCGGGTCGCGGTGGCCGCACCCTGGCTGGTGCTCGGGATGTTGTCGTTCCAGGGCGATGTGATCCAGCGCTACAACTCACCGGTGGGAGCGTTGATCATCGGCGTCGGCGCGGTCGTCTGTGTCATCGCCTACAGATTGATGCTGCGGATCGGCCGACTCCCCGAGCCCGAGCGGGTGCTGCGATGA
- a CDS encoding phytanoyl-CoA dioxygenase family protein gives MTDVWLDPEDAKVADLLEVLRDETPDYEYADRIEQQVPLYDADRIRKEDQREVQAELVHALSDGPGIVVLKGAFGKDIVDATTDEFNAMIRDQQTAGTAAGDHFAKPGANDRVWNALEKLAVRAPEVFAAYYANDLLALTARAWLGPAYQVTSQVNVVNPGGEGQTVHRDYHLGFQSNEVAALYPAHVHKLSSVLTLQGAVAHCDMPVESGPTLYLPHSHKYELGYLAWRQPEFGEHFVAHHVQLPLEKGDAVFFNPALFHAAGSNRSAGIFRMANLLQISSAFGRAMESVDRVRMAVTLYPVLRKLRQDGAFPPATLDNIIAGRRRRLRFSDQPGSGPADRRSRSADPGRAGPAGPRRGLAGRSPADRPRRVRRTPPYGRQLKEKAWNRFASESSAPPGSQVGRSSNRPG, from the coding sequence ATGACCGATGTTTGGCTGGATCCGGAGGACGCCAAGGTGGCCGACCTCCTCGAAGTACTGCGGGACGAGACGCCCGACTATGAGTATGCGGACCGCATCGAGCAGCAGGTCCCCCTGTACGACGCGGACCGGATCCGCAAGGAGGATCAGCGCGAGGTGCAGGCCGAACTGGTCCACGCGCTCAGCGACGGCCCGGGCATCGTCGTGCTGAAGGGTGCCTTCGGCAAGGACATCGTCGACGCCACGACGGACGAGTTCAACGCGATGATCCGCGATCAGCAGACGGCCGGTACGGCGGCCGGCGACCACTTCGCCAAGCCGGGCGCGAACGACCGGGTCTGGAACGCGTTGGAGAAGCTGGCCGTGCGCGCGCCCGAGGTGTTCGCCGCGTACTACGCCAACGACCTGCTGGCGTTGACCGCGCGGGCCTGGCTCGGACCGGCGTACCAGGTGACTTCGCAGGTGAACGTTGTGAATCCGGGAGGTGAAGGTCAGACCGTTCATCGCGATTACCACCTCGGATTCCAGTCGAACGAGGTCGCCGCTCTTTACCCTGCTCATGTGCACAAGTTGTCGAGCGTGCTGACCTTGCAGGGGGCGGTCGCGCACTGTGACATGCCGGTGGAGAGTGGGCCGACGCTGTACCTGCCGCACTCGCACAAGTACGAACTCGGCTACCTGGCTTGGCGGCAGCCCGAGTTCGGCGAGCACTTCGTCGCCCATCACGTGCAGTTACCGTTGGAGAAGGGCGACGCGGTGTTCTTCAACCCGGCCTTGTTCCACGCGGCCGGTAGCAACCGGTCGGCGGGAATCTTCCGGATGGCGAACCTGTTGCAGATCTCGTCGGCGTTCGGCCGGGCGATGGAGAGCGTCGACCGGGTCCGGATGGCGGTCACCCTCTATCCCGTCCTACGGAAGCTCCGGCAGGATGGCGCCTTCCCGCCGGCAACTTTGGACAACATCATCGCGGGCCGGCGCCGAAGGTTACGCTTTTCCGACCAACCTGGATCGGGACCAGCCGATCGGCGGTCTCGCTCCGCAGACCCAGGCCGAGCTGGTCCGGCAGGCCCTCGACGAGGACTGGCCGGCCGATCGCCTGCAGACCGCCCTCGACGAGTACGCCGTACGCCGCCGTACGGACGACAGCTGAAGGAGAAGGCATGGAACCGCTTCGCATCGGAATCCTCGGCGCCGCCCGGATCGCAGGTCGGGCGATCGTCGAACCGGCCCGGCTGA
- a CDS encoding type II secretion system F family protein — MSPLVTGALLGGLFGAGLLLVVRRLPFLRRPSVDDRIGPYLRDIGGSEVFLGVVDSSSPFYAVLRLFGPSLRAGATRLERLLGGAASVRRRLSRAGIDRTVEEFRIEQVLWGAAGFGLGLLVALVALSLGVGNPVGLLVLSAFLAVIGVLSRDTYLTSQVRRRERRLLAELPTVAELLALSVAAGEGPAAALDRVARSCRGELAIELQRVLAETRAGEPLVRALDALADRTGLVALSRFADGLAVALERGTPLADVLRAQAGDIREASRRELIESGARREISMMVPVVFLVLPVTIAFAFYPGAVGIRLIAG, encoded by the coding sequence ATGAGTCCCTTGGTGACGGGAGCGCTGCTCGGGGGACTGTTCGGAGCTGGGCTGTTGCTGGTTGTGCGGCGGCTGCCGTTTCTGCGGCGTCCCTCGGTGGACGACCGGATCGGGCCGTACCTGCGCGATATCGGTGGGTCGGAGGTGTTTCTCGGCGTGGTCGATTCGAGTTCGCCGTTCTACGCGGTTCTGCGGTTGTTCGGGCCATCGCTGCGAGCCGGGGCGACGCGCTTGGAGCGGTTGCTCGGTGGCGCGGCCTCGGTCCGGCGCAGGTTGTCGCGGGCCGGGATCGACCGCACGGTTGAGGAATTCCGGATCGAGCAGGTGCTGTGGGGTGCGGCCGGCTTCGGTCTCGGTCTGCTGGTCGCGTTGGTCGCGCTGTCGCTCGGCGTCGGCAATCCGGTCGGGCTGCTGGTGCTGTCGGCCTTCCTCGCTGTGATCGGCGTTCTGTCGCGGGATACCTACCTCACCAGCCAGGTCCGTCGCCGGGAGCGGCGGCTGCTCGCCGAACTGCCTACCGTGGCAGAGCTTCTGGCGCTGTCGGTGGCGGCCGGTGAGGGCCCGGCCGCGGCGCTCGACCGGGTCGCGCGGTCGTGCCGTGGCGAGCTGGCCATCGAGTTGCAACGCGTGCTCGCGGAGACACGTGCGGGCGAGCCGCTGGTCCGCGCGCTCGACGCCCTGGCCGATCGGACCGGCCTGGTCGCCCTGTCCCGCTTCGCCGACGGGTTGGCGGTCGCCCTCGAACGAGGAACCCCGCTGGCCGACGTACTGCGGGCGCAGGCGGGCGATATCCGCGAGGCGAGCAGGCGCGAGCTGATCGAGTCCGGTGCCCGCCGCGAAATTTCAATGATGGTCCCGGTGGTGTTTCTGGTGCTCCCGGTGACCATCGCATTCGCCTTCTACCCAGGCGCTGTCGGCATCCGGCTGATCGCCGGATGA
- a CDS encoding Tad domain-containing protein: MTVLIIGFAAIVLLMIVVVTDISKVFLVRRDLDATADGAVLAAANGLAAIYAQGGSGENAEIDPDEARRLTAEYLDSVDASNRFDGLGWRADVTGTTVTVQLSSAVDLPFQPPGWQGSADIASDATAVVPIR; this comes from the coding sequence ATGACTGTGCTGATCATCGGTTTCGCGGCGATCGTGTTGTTGATGATCGTGGTGGTGACCGACATCTCGAAGGTGTTCCTGGTCCGGCGGGATCTGGATGCGACGGCTGACGGCGCGGTGCTGGCTGCCGCGAACGGGCTGGCGGCGATCTATGCGCAAGGCGGGTCCGGTGAGAACGCGGAGATCGACCCGGACGAGGCGCGTCGGCTGACCGCGGAGTACCTGGATTCTGTTGACGCGAGCAACCGGTTCGACGGCCTCGGCTGGCGGGCGGACGTGACCGGGACGACTGTCACCGTTCAGCTCTCCTCGGCGGTCGATCTCCCGTTCCAGCCACCAGGCTGGCAGGGCAGCGCCGACATCGCCTCGGACGCAACCGCCGTTGTGCCGATTCGTTGA
- a CDS encoding GntR family transcriptional regulator yields the protein MSTVQVSVDRTSRTPLHVQLAQQLEAAIQGGDLPVGSRLSNEVDLAEAYGLSRPTVRQAIARLVDQGLLVRKRGVGTQVVGNSGQVRRSLELTSLYDDLSAAHRKPETEVLRFGIAPASAEVATALQCEVGDRVVRLERLRRADGEPLALMRNWLPPEMLDTDPATLAERGLYELLRAEGVRLKVAHQTISAIPATAEQARLLSEEPGCPLLATTRITYDDHGRAVEYGSHLFRASRYVFEHTLVHR from the coding sequence ATGAGCACCGTCCAGGTCAGCGTCGATCGCACCAGTCGCACCCCGCTTCACGTTCAGCTTGCTCAGCAGCTCGAAGCGGCGATCCAGGGCGGCGACTTACCGGTCGGCTCCAGGCTCAGTAACGAGGTGGACCTCGCAGAGGCCTACGGATTGAGCCGCCCGACCGTGCGGCAGGCCATCGCTCGCCTGGTCGACCAGGGCCTGCTCGTACGCAAGCGCGGTGTCGGCACTCAGGTAGTCGGCAACTCCGGTCAGGTGCGCCGCTCGCTGGAGCTCACCAGCCTGTACGACGACCTCTCGGCCGCACACCGTAAGCCGGAGACCGAGGTGCTGCGCTTCGGCATCGCCCCTGCCAGCGCAGAGGTCGCCACTGCCTTGCAGTGCGAGGTGGGAGACCGCGTAGTACGGCTGGAGCGTCTGCGGCGAGCCGATGGCGAGCCGCTCGCGCTGATGCGCAACTGGTTGCCGCCGGAGATGCTGGACACGGACCCGGCGACGCTGGCCGAGCGCGGCCTCTACGAACTACTCAGGGCCGAAGGAGTTCGCCTCAAGGTGGCGCACCAGACCATCTCGGCCATCCCCGCCACAGCAGAACAAGCCCGGCTCCTCTCCGAGGAACCGGGCTGTCCGCTGCTTGCGACGACGCGGATCACGTACGACGATCACGGTCGGGCCGTCGAGTACGGCTCACATCTTTTCCGTGCTTCCCGTTACGTCTTCGAACACACCCTCGTCCACCGCTGA
- a CDS encoding LacI family DNA-binding transcriptional regulator, with protein sequence MARRDRPATMEDVASLAGVSRALVSIVYRDAPGASEATRARVLAAGTKLGYRPDHRARLLGRTRTRLLGVTFDVRQPFHGDLVESLYTAAESAGYELALSAVAPTRDEPRAIQSLLDYRCEALILLGPMLAPSALASLAADQPVIVVARKVSAAGVDVVRTDDTAGARLATEHLIGLGHTEIAHIDGARSPGATDRRASYRTTMRRAGLTPLVIPAGPTENDGALAAKQLLDTHPTVTAVFTFNDRSAVGFLDTVRQSRQVPTELSVIGYDDTTIAALSHINLTTIAQNTPALADQALQQAHSRTTTSDHTTPTPIAPRLVRRTTTGPRL encoded by the coding sequence ATGGCTCGTCGGGATCGCCCCGCGACGATGGAAGACGTTGCCTCGTTGGCCGGAGTCTCCCGCGCTCTGGTCTCGATCGTCTACCGCGACGCGCCAGGCGCCAGCGAAGCCACCCGTGCCCGGGTCCTTGCCGCGGGCACCAAGCTCGGATACCGCCCGGATCACCGAGCCCGGTTGCTGGGCCGGACCCGCACCCGGTTGCTGGGCGTGACGTTCGACGTACGGCAGCCCTTCCATGGCGACCTGGTCGAGTCCCTCTACACAGCAGCCGAGTCGGCCGGTTACGAGCTCGCACTGAGCGCCGTCGCTCCTACCCGCGACGAACCTCGCGCGATCCAGTCCCTGCTGGACTACCGCTGCGAGGCGCTGATTCTGCTGGGTCCGATGCTCGCGCCGTCCGCGTTGGCGTCGCTTGCAGCCGACCAGCCGGTGATCGTCGTGGCCCGCAAGGTCAGCGCGGCGGGGGTCGACGTAGTACGGACGGACGACACCGCTGGTGCGCGGCTGGCAACCGAGCACCTCATCGGCCTGGGCCACACCGAGATCGCTCACATCGACGGCGCTAGATCACCGGGCGCCACCGACCGCCGCGCCTCCTACCGGACCACCATGCGCCGCGCCGGCCTGACACCACTCGTCATCCCGGCGGGCCCCACCGAGAACGACGGCGCCCTGGCCGCGAAGCAACTCCTCGACACGCACCCGACGGTGACCGCGGTCTTCACCTTCAACGACCGCTCCGCCGTCGGCTTCCTGGACACCGTCCGCCAGTCCCGTCAGGTGCCCACCGAGCTCTCGGTCATCGGCTACGACGACACCACCATCGCCGCCCTGTCCCACATCAACCTCACCACGATCGCGCAGAACACCCCTGCACTGGCCGACCAGGCCCTCCAGCAGGCCCACTCCAGAACCACCACGTCCGACCACACCACCCCCACCCCGATCGCACCCCGCCTGGTCCGTCGCACCACCACCGGCCCACGGCTTTGA
- a CDS encoding TadE/TadG family type IV pilus assembly protein, with the protein MRSSRNERGSAVVDFVMVSMLVVPLFLGIMQVGLFLYVRNTVTAAASEGAHYAAVLNREPADGEARTRELVDGVVRNELIDSVTAETVDVDGQPGVLVVVEAHLPPLGLWGPGIGFHVEGHAIKETGQ; encoded by the coding sequence ATGAGGTCCTCCAGGAACGAGCGCGGATCGGCGGTGGTCGACTTCGTGATGGTGTCGATGCTCGTGGTCCCGTTGTTCCTGGGGATCATGCAGGTCGGGCTGTTCCTGTACGTACGGAACACGGTGACGGCGGCGGCCTCGGAGGGCGCTCACTACGCCGCGGTTCTGAACCGCGAACCGGCCGACGGGGAAGCGCGCACCCGGGAGTTGGTGGACGGCGTAGTACGCAATGAGTTGATCGACTCGGTCACCGCGGAAACAGTGGATGTCGACGGCCAGCCAGGCGTTCTGGTCGTGGTCGAGGCCCACCTGCCACCGCTCGGTCTCTGGGGGCCGGGGATCGGCTTCCATGTGGAGGGCCACGCGATCAAGGAAACCGGCCAATGA
- a CDS encoding Gfo/Idh/MocA family oxidoreductase, with product MHTDHGLEVVRIALIGAGRIGTMHAGNIARRVPGAELGTVADPRLDAAQQVASKYDATATANVDDVFKDPDIGAVVITSIAAAHAELIEKAADAGKAVFCEKPAGLTLAEIDRAIEVTKRAGVPFQVGFNRRFSKDFAAAYRTVREGGIGTPQLMRSVTRDPGRPAGFVNAANVKPWTIFRETLIHDFDTLLWLNEGAEPIEVYTKADALVAPQYKDSGLIDTAVVMITFDNGAIATAEANFSALYGYDVRGEVFGSKGMVTAGRHASSPMQHYHEHGMQQQTLRSDEEMFTDAYVQEVSDFTDAVRTRSTPPVTGEDARRALRVALAAMKSHEEHRPVKLAEIG from the coding sequence ATGCACACCGACCATGGGCTGGAAGTCGTCCGGATCGCGTTGATCGGGGCGGGCAGGATCGGGACCATGCACGCCGGCAACATCGCCCGGAGAGTGCCGGGCGCCGAGCTGGGGACCGTCGCGGATCCGCGGCTGGACGCGGCCCAGCAGGTGGCGTCGAAGTACGACGCGACCGCGACCGCGAACGTCGACGACGTGTTCAAGGATCCGGACATCGGCGCGGTGGTGATCACCTCGATCGCGGCCGCTCATGCCGAGCTGATCGAGAAGGCGGCCGACGCGGGCAAGGCTGTCTTCTGCGAGAAGCCGGCCGGCCTGACGCTCGCGGAGATCGATCGGGCGATCGAGGTCACCAAGCGCGCCGGCGTGCCGTTCCAGGTCGGGTTCAACCGCAGGTTCTCGAAGGACTTCGCGGCCGCGTACCGGACCGTCCGGGAAGGCGGGATCGGCACACCTCAGCTGATGCGGTCGGTCACTCGCGACCCCGGCCGGCCCGCGGGATTCGTCAATGCGGCCAACGTGAAGCCCTGGACGATCTTCCGGGAGACGCTGATCCACGACTTCGACACGTTGCTCTGGCTGAACGAGGGCGCCGAGCCGATCGAGGTCTACACGAAGGCGGACGCGCTGGTCGCCCCGCAGTACAAGGACAGTGGGCTGATCGACACCGCGGTCGTGATGATCACCTTCGACAACGGCGCGATCGCGACCGCCGAGGCGAACTTCTCCGCCCTCTACGGGTACGACGTCCGCGGCGAGGTGTTCGGCTCGAAGGGGATGGTGACGGCCGGGCGTCACGCGAGCAGCCCGATGCAGCACTACCACGAGCACGGGATGCAGCAGCAGACGTTGCGCAGCGACGAGGAGATGTTCACGGACGCCTACGTCCAGGAGGTCTCCGACTTCACCGACGCGGTCCGTACGCGGAGCACGCCGCCGGTGACCGGCGAGGATGCCCGCCGGGCGCTCCGGGTCGCGCTCGCCGCGATGAAGTCCCACGAGGAGCACCGCCCGGTGAAGCTGGCGGAGATCGGATGA